A single Colias croceus chromosome 10, ilColCroc2.1 DNA region contains:
- the LOC123694762 gene encoding uncharacterized protein LOC123694762 — MEKILFRRRIFLTRVLLLVLMVKGRNGKNLLMLNGYTYYQHKLLRDGFRWSCTQMGSRSCRGFLHVSADIPVVRAHIEHTHPPYATYSLHNVKKNLSNARKYNKLIYLN, encoded by the exons ATGGAGAAAATACTCTTTCGTCgtcgtatttttttaacgaGAGTGTTGCTTTTAGTACTCATGGTGAAGGGTCGGAACGGGAAGAACCTGCTCATGCTGAATGGTTACACGTACTATCAGCATAAGCTGCTGCGTGATGGCTTCAGATGGAGTTGCACCCAGATGGGATCCAGGTCCTGCAGGGGTTTCCTGCATGTGTCTGCCGATATTCCGGTGGTTCGTGCTCACATTGAGCACACGCACCCGCCGTATGCGACCTACTCTCTGCATAACGTGAAGAAGAATTTGTCGAAT GCAAGGAAATATAacaaactaatttatttaaattag
- the LOC123695184 gene encoding uncharacterized protein LOC123695184, with amino-acid sequence VLLTVPAQFIAGRTGAGLLILNGFTFYMKNHQAHGKKQWYCSSRDVHGCRADVITYKEIYYLPSHRTGSMVLIFKENKYWINNRYQNTINWTCRDRKRLGCNSCVQTTVEGRYIKHKGFHNHEDNYTKYNFND; translated from the exons GTTTTGCTCACAGTGCCTGCACAGTTCATAGCTGGTCGGACGGGGGCTGGGCTTCTCATCCTCAATGGCTTCACGTTTTACATGAAGAATCATCAAGCGCACGGCAAGAAACAGTGGTACTGCTCATCCAGAGACGTCCACGGCTGCAGAGCTGACGTCATAACCTATAAAG AGATATACTATCTCCCCTCGCACCGGACCGGTAGCATGGTGCTCATTTTCAAAGAGAACAAGTACTGGATAAATAACCGTTACCAGAACACGATAAACTGGACCTGCAGAGACAGGAAGCGGCTAGGGTGTAACAGCTGCGTCCAGACCACGGTCGAAGGCCGCTACATCAAACACAAGGGCTTCCATAATCACGAAGATAACTACACCAAGTATAACTTCAACGACTGA